One Endozoicomonas gorgoniicola DNA window includes the following coding sequences:
- a CDS encoding AAA family ATPase — translation MLKSLILNNVGPTEGGQPIQFAPRLNLITGDNGLGKSFLLDIAWWALTRKWPQEVNAALTSGYMARPVDPKKSASIAVELKGKSRPVTVTVPFRREEQKWVFPRSKPVMAGLVLYALPNGGFAVWDPARNYSDSKSGATHERRPAYVFTPQNVWDGLYGDDGKPLCNGLIHDWAGWQKENGDTFQLLQKILESLSPSPREVIRAGQLTRVSLDDSRDIPTLKMPYGQDVPVIHASSGMKRIIALAYLLVWAWQEHVNACVFLGQEPTRQVIFLIDEIEAHLHPKWQRSIIVSLLQAVTRLAASKVDVQLIAATHSPLVMASVEPQFNAKKDVWLDLDFEPKTQDGCAVITQRDFIRQGSANNWLTSEAFDLKSTYSIEAEEILEQASRILSQENVTITQAKHIDKKLRTVLSETDPFWMRWRFVAEQKGWLKP, via the coding sequence ATGCTGAAATCGTTGATTTTAAACAATGTGGGGCCGACGGAAGGTGGTCAGCCTATCCAGTTTGCCCCGAGGCTAAACCTGATTACCGGTGATAATGGTCTGGGTAAAAGTTTCCTGCTGGATATTGCCTGGTGGGCTTTAACCCGGAAATGGCCTCAGGAGGTTAATGCAGCACTGACCTCTGGTTACATGGCCCGTCCTGTTGATCCCAAAAAGTCCGCAAGCATAGCCGTTGAACTAAAAGGTAAATCACGACCTGTTACTGTGACTGTACCTTTTCGTCGGGAAGAGCAGAAATGGGTGTTTCCCCGTTCCAAACCTGTGATGGCAGGATTGGTTTTATATGCCTTGCCTAATGGCGGATTTGCTGTTTGGGATCCGGCACGCAATTATTCCGACAGCAAAAGTGGTGCAACTCACGAACGGCGACCTGCGTATGTTTTTACTCCCCAAAATGTCTGGGATGGCTTGTATGGGGATGATGGCAAACCTTTGTGTAATGGATTGATACATGATTGGGCGGGATGGCAGAAAGAAAACGGTGATACCTTTCAGTTACTGCAAAAAATTCTTGAGTCACTTTCACCTTCTCCCCGGGAAGTGATCCGCGCAGGACAGCTGACTCGGGTAAGTCTGGATGACTCAAGAGATATACCAACCCTGAAAATGCCCTATGGTCAGGATGTCCCGGTTATTCATGCCTCATCGGGCATGAAGCGGATCATTGCTTTGGCTTATTTGCTGGTATGGGCCTGGCAAGAGCATGTTAATGCCTGTGTGTTTTTAGGGCAGGAGCCAACCCGACAAGTGATTTTTCTGATCGATGAAATAGAAGCTCACCTTCACCCCAAATGGCAGCGAAGTATTATTGTTTCACTGTTGCAGGCGGTAACCAGGCTGGCAGCCAGTAAAGTGGATGTGCAGTTGATAGCAGCGACGCATTCGCCTTTGGTCATGGCGTCTGTTGAGCCACAGTTTAATGCGAAAAAAGATGTCTGGCTTGATCTGGACTTTGAGCCCAAAACACAAGATGGCTGTGCGGTTATTACCCAGCGGGATTTTATCCGGCAGGGCAGTGCGAATAACTGGTTAACCAGTGAAGCGTTTGATTTAAAGAGTACCTACTCCATTGAGGCCGAAGAGATTCTGGAGCAAGCCTCAAGGATATTAAGTCAGGAAAACGTGACGATTACCCAGGCAAAGCACATTGATAAAAAACTGAGAACGGTTCTGAGTGAAACTGACCCATTCTGGATGCGCTGGCGTTTTGTAGCAGAACAAAAGGGGTGGTTGAAACCGTGA